A part of Fusobacteriaceae bacterium genomic DNA contains:
- a CDS encoding ACT domain-containing protein — translation MNAILSVIGKDTIGIVADVSVECAKYQANITDVSQSILGEYFAMIMVVNIDGLNVAFTDFVDRMKAVGKSKNLDIQVMHEDIFNSMHKI, via the coding sequence ATGAACGCAATATTATCTGTAATCGGAAAGGACACGATCGGGATCGTGGCCGACGTCTCCGTCGAATGCGCCAAGTACCAGGCCAACATTACCGACGTGAGCCAGTCCATCCTCGGGGAATATTTCGCGATGATCATGGTGGTCAATATCGACGGGCTGAATGTTGCCTTTACGGATTTCGTCGACCGGATGAAAGCCGTCGGCAAGTCGAAAAACCTCGATATTCAAGTGATGCATGAGGATATTTTCAATTCCATGCACAAGATTTGA